A window of the Chryseobacterium arthrosphaerae genome harbors these coding sequences:
- a CDS encoding DUF7005 family protein, with amino-acid sequence MKNNEEFQVSKELESYFQNKFSPASITTIPSGENFCIKFWKDYLQTNSLNSFQTLKSFYPQLHFPIQADINKTDAYINAVLKGKESYKEFQHGLKLNDVEGLTISVHESIAGGIPVVSVPDSKDFTTIVQSFLHKSNPIEVPESMGAFLASGMNNWARIHALKKQWTETNPFGNWNEEFSKNILPDPDLYKDKIIVLSNKPYSNVSAGYLGLPDDEWKAYSYLIRLEHECTHLYTLQTYGFASNNLHDELIADYIGIAKAVGKYNKQWMLSFMGLEDYPNYRKGARLQNYLESLLLSEENFRILTGIIKNAIETIAWFDCELGPIQSDKDQKMRIEALCETDLINIASRKGGYILMTKYNEKD; translated from the coding sequence ATGAAAAATAACGAGGAATTTCAGGTTTCGAAAGAACTTGAATCTTATTTTCAAAATAAATTTTCTCCAGCAAGTATTACAACAATACCATCTGGAGAAAATTTTTGTATTAAGTTCTGGAAAGATTATCTTCAAACAAACAGCCTGAATTCATTTCAGACGCTGAAAAGTTTTTATCCCCAACTGCATTTTCCAATACAAGCAGATATCAACAAAACTGACGCCTATATCAATGCAGTTTTGAAAGGAAAAGAATCTTATAAGGAGTTTCAGCATGGCCTTAAACTGAATGATGTCGAAGGACTCACTATCAGTGTCCACGAAAGCATTGCCGGTGGAATTCCGGTGGTGTCTGTACCGGACAGTAAAGACTTTACAACCATTGTACAAAGTTTTCTCCATAAAAGCAACCCAATAGAAGTTCCTGAATCTATGGGGGCCTTTCTGGCAAGCGGGATGAATAACTGGGCAAGGATCCACGCATTGAAAAAGCAATGGACAGAAACGAATCCTTTCGGAAACTGGAATGAAGAATTTTCTAAAAATATCCTGCCTGATCCGGATTTATATAAAGATAAGATCATTGTTCTGAGCAATAAACCTTACAGTAATGTTTCGGCAGGCTATTTAGGCCTTCCGGATGATGAATGGAAGGCTTATTCGTATTTAATAAGGCTTGAGCATGAGTGTACACATTTATATACCCTACAAACATATGGATTTGCATCTAATAATTTGCATGATGAGCTTATTGCAGACTATATCGGAATAGCCAAAGCAGTGGGCAAATATAATAAACAATGGATGCTTTCATTTATGGGCCTGGAAGACTACCCAAACTACAGAAAAGGAGCCAGGTTACAGAATTACCTTGAAAGCCTGCTGCTGTCTGAAGAAAATTTCCGGATATTGACAGGCATCATTAAAAATGCGATTGAGACAATTGCCTGGTTTGACTGTGAATTAGGACCTATACAATCAGATAAAGATCAAAAGATGCGTATAGAAGCACTTTGCGAAACAGACCTGATAAATATAGCCTCCCGAAAAGGAGGCTATATACTGATGACAAAGTATAATGAAAAGGATTAA